A genomic stretch from Colwellia sp. Arc7-635 includes:
- the pheS gene encoding phenylalanine--tRNA ligase subunit alpha — translation MNLDDIILQAEQAIAAATDPVELDQVRVNFLGKKGLFTEQMKGLSKLPKEEKPKAGQVINIAKQQVQKLLTERGELLRAEVIKQQLAAESIDVTLPGRGDELGGLHPVTRTIERIESFFGDLGFSVKQGPEVEDDFHNFDALNIPEHHPARQDHDTFYFNPKLVLRTQTSGVQIRTMEKEQPPLRIISPGKVYRNDYDQTHTPMFHQVEGLMVDKDVSFTHLKGVLHDFLHHFFEEEVEIRFRPSYFPFTEPSAEVDIMGKNGKWLEVLGCGMVHPNVLRSVGIDPEVYTGFAFGMGVERLTMLRYGVNDLRSFFENDLRFLKQFK, via the coding sequence ATGAATTTAGACGATATTATATTGCAGGCAGAACAAGCAATTGCTGCGGCGACTGACCCTGTAGAACTTGACCAAGTTCGCGTTAACTTCTTAGGAAAAAAAGGTTTGTTCACTGAGCAAATGAAGGGCCTGAGTAAGTTGCCAAAAGAAGAAAAGCCCAAAGCGGGTCAAGTGATTAACATCGCTAAACAGCAGGTACAAAAACTGTTAACTGAACGTGGTGAGTTATTACGTGCCGAAGTTATCAAGCAACAACTTGCTGCTGAATCTATTGACGTAACATTGCCAGGTCGTGGTGATGAGCTAGGCGGATTACACCCAGTAACACGTACTATTGAGCGTATTGAAAGCTTTTTTGGCGATTTAGGCTTTTCTGTTAAGCAAGGTCCAGAAGTTGAAGATGACTTTCATAACTTCGATGCTTTAAATATTCCTGAGCATCACCCAGCACGTCAAGACCATGATACTTTCTACTTTAACCCTAAGTTAGTGTTACGTACACAAACGTCTGGTGTGCAAATTCGTACCATGGAAAAAGAACAACCGCCTTTGCGTATTATCTCGCCAGGTAAGGTTTATCGTAACGATTACGATCAAACTCATACGCCTATGTTCCACCAAGTAGAAGGCTTAATGGTTGATAAAGACGTTAGCTTTACGCACTTAAAAGGTGTGTTGCATGATTTCTTACATCACTTTTTTGAAGAAGAAGTAGAAATTCGCTTCCGTCCATCGTATTTCCCATTTACAGAACCTTCTGCAGAAGTTGATATTATGGGTAAAAACGGTAAATGGTTAGAAGTATTGGGCTGTGGCATGGTACATCCTAATGTACTGCGCAGTGTCGGCATTGATCCTGAAGTTTATACTGGTTTTGCCTTCGGTATGGGGGTTGAACGTTTAACCATGTTACGTTACGGCGTAAATGACTTACGTTCATTCTTCGAAAATGATCTTCGCTTCTTAAAACAGTTCAAGTAG
- a CDS encoding DUF2937 family protein, whose protein sequence is MHFDGSLVAMITSYKDNNEPSIISTGELIEHLSLRVDYLSSHLAQITQADYLHSVYQFIWHLDQQIASGTAEHFSMAIPLELNAIATGGTLAIGALILKELTVYLVKYPFKKKKLDTL, encoded by the coding sequence CTGCATTTTGATGGTAGCTTAGTCGCTATGATCACCAGTTATAAAGACAATAATGAGCCATCTATCATTAGCACTGGCGAACTGATCGAGCATTTGTCATTGCGTGTTGATTACCTATCCAGTCATTTAGCGCAAATTACTCAAGCAGATTACCTGCACAGTGTTTATCAATTTATCTGGCATTTAGATCAACAAATTGCCAGCGGCACTGCAGAGCACTTTTCGATGGCAATACCGCTAGAGTTAAATGCCATTGCTACCGGTGGTACACTCGCTATTGGCGCGCTAATTTTGAAAGAGTTAACAGTTTATCTTGTTAAATATCCATTTAAAAAGAAGAAATTAGACACACTTTAA
- a CDS encoding helix-turn-helix domain-containing protein, which yields MLTEQKPDEILMQVGFTQLESEVYLYLLTEGAHTGYAVAKAIGKAIANVYKAIERLAQKGALEQSSGNSKQCVAVPWRQLITSETKKFNSNMEALTSALTRLPDHQDDEQVYQIKNVSHVKEQAIRMIDNAENVLLANVEPKAMKWVAEPLIAAAARGVEVRIKVYEEIQLPGVIVVLRKEGTQVYAKTSDVQLNICSDGKEMLNALLTLDTNSVIQAFRSKSALMTLMLYNQLLYELVLTELKEAIPLGDIEKAQAILRDTEHLHVFGSENTVFDSFNQKYKNLRE from the coding sequence ATGCTTACAGAACAAAAACCTGATGAAATTTTAATGCAAGTTGGATTTACCCAACTTGAAAGTGAAGTGTACCTTTATTTATTAACAGAAGGAGCGCACACAGGATACGCAGTGGCAAAAGCGATAGGTAAAGCTATTGCCAATGTTTATAAAGCAATAGAGAGGTTGGCGCAAAAAGGTGCCCTTGAGCAATCAAGTGGTAACAGTAAGCAGTGTGTAGCAGTGCCATGGCGACAACTAATTACCAGTGAAACTAAAAAGTTCAACTCGAATATGGAAGCCTTAACATCAGCGTTAACGCGTTTACCGGACCATCAGGATGATGAACAGGTTTATCAAATAAAAAATGTCTCCCACGTAAAAGAACAAGCGATTCGCATGATAGATAATGCAGAAAATGTCCTCCTTGCCAATGTCGAACCAAAAGCAATGAAATGGGTAGCTGAGCCTTTAATAGCTGCTGCCGCTCGTGGGGTTGAAGTACGCATTAAAGTCTATGAAGAGATTCAACTGCCTGGTGTTATCGTTGTGCTTAGGAAAGAAGGTACGCAAGTCTATGCCAAAACTAGTGATGTTCAGCTGAATATTTGTTCTGATGGTAAAGAAATGTTAAATGCGCTTTTAACATTAGACACTAATAGCGTTATTCAAGCGTTTCGCAGTAAAAGTGCATTGATGACATTGATGTTATACAACCAATTACTTTATGAATTAGTGCTTACTGAGTTAAAAGAAGCTATTCCATTAGGCGATATTGAAAAAGCTCAGGCCATACTAAGAGACACGGAACATCTTCATGTATTTGGTAGTGAAAACACTGTTTTTGACAGTTTTAATCAAAAATACAAAAACTTAAGGGAATAA
- a CDS encoding TonB-dependent siderophore receptor: MKFRLGYLATLVALSSNAQETNSVREKEVSDIEVITVIGTNQKRYTVESTESLTGFPVDFLDLPRVVNIIPEQVVLDQKITDLSEALRNSPGISLGDGFGGTNDDFLIRGFRRNTVYRNGFRRATNFKTNLSNVEYTQVVRGPASITYGQVEPGGLVDVVTKKPLFESRISGEARLGSFNDKFLLLDVSQSISERVGVRIVASTQDAESFRDFTDISRDTISISSVIDFTESTSLDLSYEYRDESRPLDRGTITVPTANGREIINELLDIPNSRRFGEEYEVFKSEFNFAEATLSYAINDNWTLKLSGAIESSSANDLQARPVGLAIFDADGPITEDGFIIFQDPSEIAPILGTATRGAIFDDPTDQAFLLRRTDGSQDQDIEVFYANALLTGEVELGNTNHRLAIGSDYRNSDTTRYFVSTPYTNGVSEAIGGDGALFNVNNPIYRNLVDSLSTENVPLITVIEKNTGVFINDYIEITDKFNILAGLRYDSFELEGDSPVNDTDQFSPQLAANYNLTETMSMFASYSTAFEPNTATNTLTGENEAFEPEDSTQYELGFKAEFFDGNLQASVAIYDIQKSNILSSDENDLPILIDGQSSQGGEISISGQPTEGMNIIAGYAYVNAEIGTGNNSSNRPRNVAENTFNLWTSYEVQSGKLEGLGLGAGAFYVGDRYGNDSNTYELDAYTVVDLSVWYTLNVKNLGANDTLRFQLALKNVFDEEYYSASGGDLRISIGSPRTVFGSVSFDF; this comes from the coding sequence ATGAAGTTTCGATTAGGTTATCTCGCCACACTAGTAGCACTTTCAAGCAATGCACAAGAAACAAACAGCGTACGAGAAAAAGAAGTATCCGATATAGAAGTAATTACCGTAATTGGTACAAATCAAAAAAGGTACACTGTTGAAAGTACAGAGAGCTTAACTGGCTTCCCAGTTGATTTTTTAGACTTACCTAGAGTCGTAAATATTATTCCTGAACAAGTCGTTTTAGATCAAAAAATCACAGATCTAAGTGAAGCCTTACGTAATAGCCCTGGTATATCTTTGGGTGACGGGTTCGGTGGTACCAATGATGATTTTCTTATTCGTGGTTTCAGACGTAATACGGTTTACAGAAACGGATTTAGAAGGGCAACTAACTTTAAAACCAATTTATCCAATGTTGAATATACTCAAGTAGTACGTGGTCCTGCATCAATCACTTATGGACAAGTAGAACCAGGTGGTTTAGTTGATGTAGTTACTAAGAAACCTCTATTTGAGTCACGAATTTCAGGGGAAGCCAGGCTCGGTTCATTTAATGATAAATTCCTATTATTAGATGTATCTCAATCAATTTCTGAGCGTGTTGGTGTTCGAATAGTTGCCTCAACCCAAGACGCCGAATCATTTCGTGACTTCACAGATATTTCTAGAGATACCATTTCAATATCAAGTGTGATCGACTTTACAGAGTCAACATCATTAGACTTGTCCTACGAATATCGAGATGAGAGCCGTCCATTAGACCGAGGAACTATCACAGTACCTACAGCAAATGGTCGAGAAATCATCAATGAGTTACTTGATATTCCTAATTCTCGTCGTTTCGGTGAAGAATATGAAGTATTCAAAAGCGAATTTAATTTCGCAGAAGCTACTTTAAGCTATGCCATTAATGACAATTGGACACTTAAGCTAAGTGGTGCAATTGAAAGTAGCTCAGCCAATGATCTACAAGCAAGACCTGTAGGTCTTGCTATTTTTGACGCCGATGGTCCAATTACTGAAGATGGTTTTATTATTTTCCAAGACCCTAGTGAAATTGCACCAATATTAGGAACCGCTACAAGGGGTGCAATATTTGATGACCCTACTGATCAAGCTTTTCTTCTTAGACGTACAGATGGTAGCCAAGATCAAGACATAGAGGTTTTTTATGCTAATGCATTACTCACAGGTGAAGTAGAGCTGGGTAATACAAATCATCGTTTAGCAATTGGTAGCGATTATCGAAATAGTGATACAACACGATATTTCGTTTCTACGCCTTATACTAATGGCGTATCTGAAGCGATAGGTGGAGACGGCGCACTATTTAATGTGAATAATCCTATCTACAGAAATTTAGTTGATAGCTTAAGTACAGAAAATGTTCCACTAATTACTGTAATTGAAAAAAATACAGGCGTATTTATAAACGATTATATAGAAATTACAGATAAATTTAATATTTTAGCTGGCTTGCGCTATGACTCATTTGAATTAGAAGGAGATTCACCAGTAAATGATACGGATCAATTTTCTCCTCAACTAGCTGCAAATTATAACTTAACAGAAACAATGTCTATGTTTGCTAGTTACTCTACCGCTTTTGAGCCAAATACAGCAACAAATACACTTACAGGCGAAAATGAAGCTTTTGAACCAGAAGATTCAACCCAATATGAACTGGGTTTTAAAGCAGAATTTTTCGATGGTAATTTGCAAGCAAGCGTGGCTATTTATGACATTCAAAAAAGCAATATATTAAGTTCCGATGAAAATGACTTACCTATTCTAATTGATGGTCAAAGCTCTCAAGGTGGCGAGATCTCAATATCAGGACAACCTACAGAAGGAATGAACATTATTGCAGGTTATGCTTATGTTAATGCTGAAATAGGTACAGGAAATAATAGTAGTAATCGACCAAGAAATGTTGCTGAGAATACATTTAATTTATGGACATCCTACGAAGTACAAAGCGGAAAACTTGAAGGGTTAGGACTAGGTGCTGGAGCATTTTATGTTGGTGACCGTTATGGAAATGACAGCAATACATATGAATTAGATGCTTACACAGTCGTTGATTTATCTGTTTGGTACACATTGAATGTGAAAAACTTAGGCGCTAACGACACGTTACGTTTTCAATTAGCGCTTAAGAATGTATTTGATGAAGAGTATTATTCTGCCAGTGGCGGTGACTTACGTATTAGCATTGGATCACCTCGAACAGTCTTCGGCTCGGTCTCTTTCGATTTTTGA
- a CDS encoding integration host factor subunit alpha — translation MALTKAEVAEHLFEKVGLSKRDAKDMVEVFFEEVRETLEAGEQVKLSGFGNFDLRVKSERPGRNPKTGEDIPISARKVVTFRPGQKLKSRVEDGNGE, via the coding sequence ATGGCGCTAACAAAAGCAGAAGTAGCAGAACATTTATTTGAAAAAGTTGGGCTGAGCAAGCGTGACGCAAAAGATATGGTTGAAGTGTTTTTCGAAGAAGTTCGTGAAACATTAGAAGCCGGTGAGCAAGTTAAATTATCAGGTTTTGGTAATTTTGATCTTCGAGTTAAAAGTGAGCGTCCAGGACGTAATCCTAAAACGGGTGAAGATATTCCAATCTCAGCACGTAAAGTGGTGACATTCCGCCCAGGTCAAAAACTTAAAAGTCGCGTTGAAGACGGTAACGGCGAATAA
- the pheT gene encoding phenylalanine--tRNA ligase subunit beta — protein MKFSESWLREWVNPAISSDELAHQITMAGLEVDAVEPVAGEFSGVLIGEVVECGPHPDADKLQVTKINLGADFNDGELVDIVCGAKNCRLGLKVAVATVGAVLPGDFKIKKAKLRGVPSHGMLCSESEIGLADNSDGIMELASDAPIGKCVREYLDLNDVTIDVDLTANRGDCLGLKGLAREVGVLNSLSVTEPAITAVTPTIDDSVAITLSAEKACPRYLGRVIKNININAQTPLWMAEKLRRCGTRSIDPVVDVTNYVLLEQGHPMHAFDLAAIDGGINVRYANEAEKLTLLDGNEVTLSTQTLVIADDAKALAMAGIFGGLASGVTSESKDIFLESAFFAPLAILGKARQYGLHTDASHRYERGIDPQLQRDAMERATELLLEIIGGEAGPIIEAVAQEHIPAEKTVTLRRSKLDGRIGHHIDDVKVNEILTRLGFAVTEAGSGEEKVWTVVVPAYRFDISIEVDLIEEVARIFGYNNIPNVSPKATLAMREQKEAQLPVSKLRNVLVNRGYQEAITYSFVDPKVQAQLHPGQKTMTLPHPISSEMSEMRVSLWTGLLQSVIYNQNRQQGRVRLFETGLRFIPDDSVENGVRQDNMIAGVLSGQRSEEHWDIEKAATDFYDIKSDVEALLGLTSNESAFEFSKAEVDALHPGQTAAIHKDGVLVGYVGALHPELERKLGLNGRTLVFELLLAEICTQNIPQARDISRFPANRRDIAVVIEEQVSANKVLQLIEKVGGNYLVDLNLFDVYRGNGIESGFKSLAIALILQDNDKTLEEKDITDVVDRVVDTLKTELNASLRD, from the coding sequence ATGAAATTTAGTGAATCTTGGTTACGTGAGTGGGTTAATCCTGCTATATCTTCAGATGAATTAGCACATCAAATTACCATGGCTGGTCTTGAAGTAGACGCCGTTGAGCCTGTTGCAGGCGAATTTAGTGGTGTATTAATTGGTGAAGTTGTTGAATGTGGTCCGCATCCTGATGCCGACAAATTGCAAGTAACAAAAATTAATTTAGGAGCAGATTTTAATGACGGCGAATTAGTCGACATTGTTTGTGGTGCTAAAAACTGTCGTCTAGGCTTAAAAGTTGCGGTTGCCACTGTTGGCGCTGTATTACCGGGCGACTTTAAAATTAAAAAAGCAAAACTGCGCGGTGTACCATCACACGGTATGTTGTGTAGTGAGTCAGAAATCGGTTTAGCTGATAATTCTGATGGCATCATGGAATTAGCCAGCGATGCACCTATTGGCAAGTGTGTAAGAGAATACCTTGATCTTAATGATGTCACCATCGACGTTGATTTAACCGCTAACCGTGGTGATTGCTTAGGCCTTAAAGGCCTTGCTCGTGAAGTCGGTGTACTAAACAGCTTAAGTGTTACAGAGCCAGCTATCACGGCTGTTACACCAACCATTGATGATTCAGTAGCGATTACTTTATCTGCTGAAAAAGCCTGTCCGCGTTACTTAGGTCGTGTGATTAAAAATATCAACATTAATGCACAAACACCGTTATGGATGGCAGAAAAACTACGTCGTTGTGGTACTCGCTCAATTGACCCTGTGGTTGATGTGACAAACTACGTGTTATTAGAGCAAGGTCATCCAATGCATGCATTTGATCTTGCTGCAATTGATGGCGGTATCAATGTTCGTTACGCTAACGAAGCCGAAAAACTAACATTGCTAGATGGCAATGAAGTAACGTTATCAACCCAAACGCTTGTTATTGCTGATGATGCAAAAGCATTGGCCATGGCCGGTATTTTTGGTGGTTTAGCCTCAGGTGTAACTAGCGAGTCTAAAGACATATTTTTAGAGAGTGCTTTTTTCGCTCCTTTAGCTATTTTAGGTAAAGCTCGTCAGTACGGTTTACATACTGATGCATCGCACCGATACGAGCGTGGTATTGATCCACAGCTTCAACGTGATGCAATGGAACGTGCGACAGAATTATTACTTGAAATTATTGGTGGTGAAGCCGGTCCTATTATTGAAGCGGTTGCACAAGAACATATTCCAGCTGAAAAAACAGTGACATTACGTCGTTCAAAACTTGATGGTCGTATTGGCCATCATATTGATGATGTTAAAGTTAATGAAATCTTAACTCGTTTAGGTTTTGCTGTTACAGAAGCGGGTTCTGGTGAAGAAAAAGTTTGGACGGTTGTTGTACCTGCGTATCGTTTCGATATCAGCATTGAAGTTGATTTAATTGAAGAAGTCGCGCGTATTTTTGGTTATAACAATATTCCAAATGTTTCACCAAAAGCAACATTGGCCATGCGTGAGCAAAAAGAAGCGCAGTTACCGGTAAGTAAGTTACGTAACGTTTTAGTTAATCGTGGTTATCAAGAAGCGATTACCTATAGTTTTGTTGACCCGAAAGTGCAAGCGCAGCTTCACCCAGGGCAAAAAACTATGACGTTGCCACATCCAATTTCGTCAGAAATGTCAGAGATGCGTGTTAGTTTATGGACCGGCTTATTACAATCGGTAATTTACAACCAAAATCGTCAACAGGGTAGAGTACGCTTGTTTGAAACAGGTTTACGTTTCATTCCTGATGACAGTGTTGAAAATGGTGTTCGTCAAGACAACATGATCGCAGGTGTTCTTAGTGGTCAACGTAGTGAAGAACATTGGGACATCGAGAAAGCAGCAACAGACTTTTATGATATTAAATCTGATGTTGAAGCCTTACTTGGTTTAACCAGTAATGAAAGTGCTTTTGAGTTTTCAAAAGCTGAAGTTGACGCTTTACATCCAGGGCAAACAGCTGCCATTCATAAAGATGGTGTGCTAGTTGGTTACGTTGGAGCGTTACATCCTGAATTAGAACGAAAATTAGGCCTTAATGGTCGTACATTAGTTTTTGAACTATTATTGGCTGAAATTTGTACACAAAATATCCCGCAAGCACGCGACATATCTCGCTTTCCGGCGAATAGACGTGACATAGCCGTTGTGATTGAAGAGCAAGTTAGCGCAAATAAAGTACTACAACTTATTGAAAAGGTTGGCGGAAATTATTTAGTTGATCTAAACTTGTTCGATGTATACCGAGGTAATGGTATTGAATCTGGTTTTAAGAGTCTAGCAATCGCATTAATATTGCAAGATAACGATAAAACCTTAGAAGAAAAGGATATCACTGACGTAGTTGACCGTGTGGTCGATACATTAAAAACTGAACTAAATGCATCTCTGAGGGATTAA
- a CDS encoding serine hydrolase has translation MKINFKLMTLLIPIAFFTHVALATEDFSAIDRYVKSAKEEVGLPTGTAIAIVKNGKIIYEGYFGYADIKANKKVNKNTAFYIASITKPMFALSTLLMEEKGDIKDTSSMADMFPDQNFPYINAEKIQLKHLMSCSAGIVNYPLLATLAYTGNHDVEQRYDLLANSTNNEKYQLGKFKYTNLGFNIASVWAENYYKQDWQQTIAELIYKPLGMSHTSSYMTDAAKQGFEVARPYSLFSNNPREIYAFEKSNLNMHAAGGTISTAADLARFLIAQLNEGKVDGKQIFPAKVIKKSHQQLAVNDVMFDDFMREGYAWGWNMGPYKGQEMYHHFGGVLGANTHSSYMLKHNIGLIILNNQAEISDVLSNGIADIAYSILLNQGDADEIADTRITQMQKESTELKTRIQKSNQRTAKINASRVMMLSEAKSKYQGLFHNSLWGDLLIELLPTGEFNFTLGELSTVASAYTEQDAMRVEFPSTRSGKVVTFDIVNNETQGLKLFGEYFNKR, from the coding sequence ATGAAAATAAATTTTAAATTAATGACATTGTTAATACCAATCGCTTTTTTTACTCATGTCGCTTTAGCCACTGAAGATTTCTCTGCTATTGATAGGTATGTAAAATCTGCTAAAGAAGAAGTTGGACTTCCCACGGGAACAGCAATCGCTATTGTGAAAAATGGTAAAATTATCTATGAAGGTTATTTCGGTTACGCTGATATTAAGGCCAATAAAAAGGTTAACAAAAACACCGCGTTTTATATCGCTTCTATCACCAAGCCAATGTTTGCCTTATCAACATTATTAATGGAAGAAAAAGGTGATATTAAAGATACAAGTTCAATGGCTGATATGTTTCCAGATCAAAATTTTCCTTATATAAATGCTGAAAAAATTCAGTTAAAACATTTAATGTCTTGCTCTGCAGGAATAGTAAACTACCCATTATTAGCTACTCTCGCTTATACGGGTAACCATGATGTAGAGCAAAGGTATGACCTTTTAGCGAATTCAACCAACAATGAAAAATATCAATTAGGTAAGTTTAAGTATACCAACTTAGGTTTTAATATTGCCAGTGTGTGGGCTGAAAATTATTACAAACAAGATTGGCAGCAAACTATCGCTGAATTGATTTATAAACCACTAGGCATGTCCCATACATCATCCTATATGACCGATGCGGCTAAACAAGGTTTTGAGGTTGCAAGACCTTATTCACTCTTTAGTAATAACCCAAGGGAGATTTACGCGTTTGAGAAAAGTAATTTGAACATGCATGCCGCTGGAGGAACGATTTCAACAGCAGCAGATTTGGCTCGTTTTTTAATCGCGCAACTTAATGAAGGAAAAGTTGACGGTAAACAAATATTTCCCGCTAAAGTCATTAAAAAGTCTCATCAGCAATTAGCGGTGAATGATGTTATGTTCGATGACTTTATGCGAGAGGGTTATGCTTGGGGTTGGAATATGGGGCCTTATAAAGGTCAGGAGATGTATCATCATTTTGGCGGTGTTCTTGGTGCAAACACGCATAGCTCTTATATGCTAAAGCATAATATTGGTTTAATCATTTTAAACAATCAAGCTGAAATAAGTGATGTACTGTCAAATGGAATAGCTGATATAGCTTATAGTATTTTGCTAAATCAAGGTGATGCAGATGAAATAGCGGACACGCGTATTACTCAGATGCAGAAAGAATCAACTGAACTAAAAACACGTATTCAAAAGTCAAACCAACGTACAGCAAAAATAAATGCTAGTCGTGTCATGATGCTTAGTGAAGCTAAATCTAAATACCAAGGCTTGTTTCATAATTCATTATGGGGTGATTTACTTATTGAACTATTACCGACAGGTGAGTTTAACTTTACATTAGGTGAACTATCCACAGTAGCCTCCGCTTATACCGAGCAAGATGCCATGAGAGTTGAATTTCCATCGACGAGGAGCGGAAAGGTTGTTACTTTTGACATT
- a CDS encoding PepSY-associated TM helix domain-containing protein, with product MTHKKRGLKKLYNLHAWVGFQLAFIMFIVLATGTIATLSNEIDWLIFPELRSSQKPEKAADAMQVDDWVGIYQSISTAYPNSPITSMTKLDSEYLTFRVVVKDDSLHNRFVQVDPWTYEVKGNIPRLTVQRFFRDFHRYLFMPAFPGLLIVGPLSILLFISLYTGIKTTKNWRKALWRVRVKQGKRILLSDLHKFLGLWGLWFTALMAITGAWYLYEFGNAVVGVRFESNPPVVQEKNADITGMLSVDEFRTIVTSAQNTHNDWEITAFYNSFSADQTMQFRGVSNSNPVIRNRAHRVFVDPQTHNIIGAWSPKTISTHAYINEYADPLHFGDFGGFWLKIVWFVFGIALTAMSYTGVKMTWTRTKSSALTRTQKITLPVFILSLIAFVYWLLKFI from the coding sequence ATGACACATAAAAAACGTGGTTTAAAAAAGCTTTATAATCTACATGCTTGGGTAGGCTTTCAGCTAGCTTTCATTATGTTTATTGTGTTGGCAACAGGCACTATTGCCACTTTGTCTAACGAAATAGATTGGCTTATTTTTCCAGAACTAAGATCTAGTCAAAAGCCTGAAAAAGCAGCTGATGCAATGCAAGTTGACGATTGGGTGGGGATTTACCAATCAATCAGCACAGCTTATCCAAATAGTCCAATTACATCAATGACTAAGCTTGACTCTGAATACCTGACATTTAGAGTGGTAGTGAAGGATGACTCACTTCACAACCGATTTGTTCAAGTTGACCCTTGGACATATGAAGTTAAAGGCAATATTCCTCGCTTAACAGTGCAACGATTTTTTCGAGATTTTCATCGATATTTATTTATGCCTGCATTTCCTGGATTACTCATAGTCGGCCCTCTATCTATATTACTTTTTATTTCTCTATACACTGGAATTAAAACTACAAAAAACTGGCGTAAGGCTCTATGGCGCGTGCGAGTAAAGCAAGGTAAACGAATCCTATTAAGCGATCTACATAAGTTTTTGGGCTTATGGGGACTATGGTTTACCGCCTTGATGGCAATTACTGGTGCTTGGTATTTATACGAATTCGGAAATGCTGTTGTTGGTGTTCGATTTGAATCTAATCCACCTGTTGTTCAAGAAAAAAACGCTGATATCACAGGCATGTTAAGCGTTGATGAATTTAGAACTATTGTCACATCAGCGCAAAACACTCACAATGATTGGGAGATTACTGCATTTTACAATTCATTCTCCGCAGACCAAACTATGCAATTTAGAGGTGTTAGTAATAGTAACCCTGTAATACGCAACAGAGCGCATAGAGTATTTGTAGACCCTCAGACTCATAACATCATTGGTGCATGGTCACCTAAGACTATTAGTACACATGCTTATATCAATGAATATGCTGATCCTTTGCATTTTGGTGATTTCGGCGGATTTTGGCTAAAAATTGTTTGGTTTGTATTTGGTATAGCCCTAACAGCAATGTCTTATACTGGAGTAAAAATGACATGGACACGCACAAAATCATCAGCTTTAACTCGCACTCAAAAAATTACACTGCCTGTGTTTATTTTATCCTTAATTGCTTTTGTATATTGGCTATTAAAGTTTATTTAA